One segment of Salvelinus alpinus chromosome 1, SLU_Salpinus.1, whole genome shotgun sequence DNA contains the following:
- the LOC139577252 gene encoding amine oxidase [copper-containing] 3-like translates to MTSLVKWILILLGLISVIANIVIVCLYSGRLPKCSSKPHHVFKGKHNERSAMFADLSAEEYLQVRDYMSNQKDLDISVNALTKPSGNFLFLIDILLPRKADALGYLDNNKPKPVREATAVVFYGTLGHIKEYVVGPLPNPTYHRDVTVERYKEELPINARTVTIGEYALIFKFINEEVFTKLGQIMKESFDVSKEKTLNGFEGMPRGVKSGERQTWISFFRDLSGMYIHPVGLEVLINHESTNASLWSVKRLLYNGQYFDSVEDLIKQYDAGTVTKIVYKPVQNYASLKPKSKPTGLSPQQFYAQGKRFSVKNNHVMYLEWSFAFGLSSLTGMRVFDIRFKGERIVYELSVQEAMSVYGSITPGMILTKFLDSSIGIGRFAHELVRGVDCPYAATYIDTFRYIDVSAPHRFRNSICLFEHNTGRPLRRHFSDFFSNSYGGMVNSALVFRTITAIGNYDYLWDFIFYQSGSVETKVHATGYISSSFNVDGNLKYGHQVAENTIGNIHTHFINFKVDLDVLGVENVFQTKDMKFMNVSLPWMPERYAMVPQLVEAQLKTEKEAALRYDTKTPRYLHIASNRTNRWGHQRSYRLQVVSFTGDSLPETEPEEKSMSWARYKVAITKHKDSEQTSSSLYSQNNMWTPAVDFSKYIEDDESIENQDLVAWVTTGFLHIPHAEDIPNTVTVGNGGGVILRPHNYFDEDPSIHSPDGVYISPGSEGNCENNKMACLAEDACSPVVEPFTYNGFEGTMKLKGP, encoded by the exons ATGACTTCATTAGTTAAATGGATATTGATACTCTTGGGACTGATCTCAGTAATAGCGAATATTGTCATCGTATGTCTTTACTCAGGTAGGCTGCCCAAATGCTCCTCGAAGCCGCATCATGTTTTCAAGGGAAAACACAATGAACGCAGCGCGATGTTTGCTGACCTGTCCGCGGAGGAATATCTCCAAGTCCGCGACTATATGAGTAATCAGAAAGACTTGGATATTTCTGTCAATGCGCTTACAAAGCCTTCAGGGAATTTTCTCTTCTTAATTGATATTTTGCTGCCAAGGAAAGCGGATGCACTTGGCTACCTAGATAACAATAAGCCCAAGCCGGTGAGAGAGGCGACTGCGGTGGTTTTCTATGGCACCCTTGGGCACATTAAAGAATATGTGGTGGGACCTCTCCCCAACCCGACTTACCACCGCGATGTCACCGTTGAGAGGTATAAAGAAGAGTTGCCCATCAATGCTCGTACGGTCACCATTGGTGAATATGCACTTATTTTCAAGTTTATTAATGAAGAGGTATTTACAAAACTTggccaaataatgaaagaaagtTTTGATGTCAGTAAAGAGAAAACCCTGAATGGTTTCGAAGGCATGCCTCGGGGTGTCAAAtccggagagagacagacatggatATCTTTCTTTCGTGATTTGAGTGGGATGTACATCCACCCTGTAGGTTTGGAAGTTTTAATCAACCACGAAAGCACCAACGCGTCTCTTTGGAGTGTGAAGAGATTACTTTATAACGGACAGTACTTCGACAGTGTGGAGGATCTTATAAAACAATATGATGCCGGGACAGTGACTAAAATTGTGTATAAACCTGTCCAGAACTATGCATCACTCAAACCTAAAAGTAAACCCACCGGTTTAAGCCCTCAGCAGTTTTACGCGCAAGGTAAACGCTTCAGTGTCAAGAATAATCATGTCATGTATCTCGAATGGAGTTTTGCGTTCGGTCTGAGTTCCCTCACCGGTATGAGAGTTTTTGACATTCGTTTCAAGGGGGAGAGGATAGTTTATGAGCTTAGTGTTCAAGAGGCAATGTCAGTTTATGGTTCCATCACACCCGGCATGATTCTGACTAAGTTTTTGGACTCTAGTATCGGAATAGGTCGCTTTGCGCACGAGCTCGTTCGAGGCGTGGATTGTCCGTACGCGGCAACCTACATCGACACTTTCCGATACATTGACGTCAGTGCACCTCATAGATTCAGGAATTCAATTTGCCTTTTTGAGCACAATACAGGCCGTCCTCTCAGAAGACACTTCTCGGACTTTTTCAGCAATAGTTATGGAGGCATGGTAAACAGTGCCTTAGTTTTTAGGACCATTACGGCCATAGGTAACTATGACTACTTGTGGGACTTCATTTTTTACCAGAGCGGCTCTGTTGAGACCAAAGTGCATGCCACTGGATACATATCGTCATCTTTCAATGTTGATGGCAATCTCAAATACGGACACCAGGTGGCAGAAAATACTATTGGGAACATCCACACTCATTTCATCAACTTCAAAGTTGACCTGGACGTGTTGG GGGTTGAGAATGTATTCCAGACCAAGGACATGAAGTTTATGAATGTTTCTTTACCCTGGATGCCGGAGCGCTATGCCATGGTTCCTCAGCTGGTGGAGGCCCAGCTAAAGACTGAGAAGGAGGCTGCTCTCCGCTACGACACCAAGACGCCACGCTACCTTCACATCGCAAGCAACCGCACCAACCGCTGGGGCCACCAACGCTCCTACCGCCTCCAGGTGGTCAGCTTCACCGGTGACAGCCTTCCAGAGACGGAGCCAGAGGAGAAGTCCATGTCTTGGGCTAG GTATAAAGTGGCCATCACTAAGCACAAAGACTCGGAGCAGACCAGCAGTAGCCTGTACAGTCAGAACAACATGTGGACACCAGCAGTGGACTTCAGCAAGTACATTGAGGATGACGAGAGCATTGAAAACCAG GACCTGGTTGCCTGGGTAACCACCGGcttcctccacattcctcatGCTGAGGACATCCCCAACACAGTTACCGTTGGAAATGGAGGCGGAGTGATCCTGAGACCACATAATTACTTTGATGAGGACCCGTCTATTCACTCTCCAGACGGGGTGTACATCAGCCCAGGGTCAGAGGGAAACTGTGAAAATAACAAGATGGCCTGCTTGGCTGAAGACGCATGCAGCCCAGTCGTTGAACCGTTCACCTACAATGGGTTTGAAGGGACCATGAAGTTGAAGGGACCATGA